Part of the Candidatus Chlorohelix allophototropha genome, TAAGCGACTTGCAGATTGGAATTGCTGGCTAATCCGCATGGGTTACTATGCTTAACCACAGTAACGGTGGGAGCGGAAAAATCGCGTACAATGGCAAGTGCCGCGTCCGCATCGAGAATATTATTATAGGATAACTCTTTGCCCTGTAATTGTTTGGCGGTAGCGATGCTGGTAAACTTCTGATCTCCGCTACTGCGCCATCCATAAAAAGCCGCTATTTGGTGTGGATTTTCCCCATAGCGCAAATCCTGCACTTTTTCGAGAGCGACGGTCATACGCTCTGGGAAGTGTTCCGTTTTAGTACGCAAATATTGGGCAATATAGGTATCGTAAGAAGCCGTATGCTGGAAGGCTTTGGCAGCAAGCTTCTGGCGAAAATCATTATCGGCAATTCCCTCTTGCGGCGGAGCAGCCAGCGCGGTTATCACTTCTTTGTAATCGTCTGGGCTTACCACTACCAGCACATTTTGGAAGTTTTTAGCGGCAGCACGTAATAAGGCAACCCCACCAATGTCAATATCTTCCAAAGCAATGTCAAGCGTAGTTTCGGCTTTGGCTACGGTCGAGGAGAAGGGGTAAAGGTTTACCACGACCAAATCGATCAGGGAGATGTGATGTTCAGAAAGATCAGAGAGGTGTTCCGCTTTGTCGCGCTTTGCGAGGATACCGCCGTGAATACCGGGGTGTAGCGTTTTAACCCGACCTTCTAGAATTTCAGGAAAGTTGGTTAATTCGGTTATTGAATGAACTTCTACTTCTGAATCAGATAGTACATTCTTGGTTCCGCCAGTAGAATATATTTCGAAGCCAGCATCTACCAGCCCTCTAGCAAACTCAACTATACCGGATTTATCTGATACACTGATAAGAGCACGACCACGACTTGGATTTTCTGGCATCTTCAAAGCCCTTCCTGTTTGCCTGATTACCCCTCTAAGCTAATTTTTCTATGCTAATTCTATTATCAGAGAGTAGCAGAAGCAGGGTATTTTGGCAACTAATCAGGCTACAAACATTACGGAAATCTAACGAATTATTGCAAAGGCTAATTCAATCCATAATGAAACACTATTGTTTATAGCCTTTTGGAAGTCGCAAAGAAAAACATATTGAATTGAATCGGTAATGGGTATAGGTTATAATGAATATAAAGTAAATAACAAGTTAATTAGACCTTAATAAAAATATTTGGACTTAAATTCAATGAAGAATACCCTCTTGAGGAGTATTGTTCTAAGCATTTTAGCTCATACTTAGAGGAAGGAAAAAGCCAATGTCGGTTGAAAAAGTTGAGGCAGCCGGAGACCCCAAAGCTGAAGAGGGGAAAGTCGAAAAAGGTCTAGAGGGTGTTGTTGCTCTAGAAAGCTCTATAAGTTCGATAATTGGCAGCACCCTTACCTACCGTGGCATTGAAATTGATGAGTTGGCAGAAAAAGCTACGTTTGAAGAAGTAGTTTACCTACTGTGGTTTGGCAAACTGCCCAATCGCGCGGAATTAGCTGACTTAGATAGTCGACTACGTGAAAATTCAGAATTACCCGAACCGGTATATCAACTTATAAAGAGTTTCCCCAAAGATATTATTCCAATGGACGGGTTGCGCTCGGCTGTTTCGGTGCTGGGGCATTACGATCCAGATACCGCCGCAAAGCCGGATGATTCCGAAGCAAATTTGCGGAAAGCTATTCGAATGACGGCTGCTTTCCCGATTATTGTTACTGCTATTGAGCGGGTTAAAAATGGTCTAGAGCCGATCAAGCCTCGCAAAGATTTAAGTATCGCCGGAAATTTCGTGTATATGCTTGATGGGGTAGCGCCTGACCGAATTGCCATCCGCGCTATTGATACTGCACTGGTTCTACACGCCGACCATGAGTTGAACGCCAGCACCTTTTCGGCACGCGGCACTGTATCTACTCTCTCCGATATTTACAGCGCCATTGTAAGCGCAATTGGTACTTTGAAGGGTCCCTTGCATGGCGGTGCAAATGAAGCAGTTATGAAGATGCTGCTAAAAATTGACGATGTGAGTAAAGCCCAACAGTGGATTAAGGATGCAATTGCTCATAAGGAAAAGATAATGGGCTTCGGTCATCGTGTTTATAAGAATGGTGACCCTCGCGCCAAGCATCTGCGTAAAATGAGCGAGGAGCTGGGTAAACTTAAGGGTGAGACACGCTGGTTTGAAATGTCTGCCATCATTGATGATTATGTTTCGAACGAAAAAGGCTTGTTACCCAATGTTGACTTCTATTCCGCCAGCCTTTACTATGTGCTTGGCATTCCGATTGAAGCCTTTACTCCAGTATTTGCTTGTAGCCGTATCTCGGGGTGGATTGCCCATTGTTTCGAACAATATGCTGACAATCGTCTGATCCGTCCGCGTGCGCATTACAACGGGCCGATCAATCAGCACTATATCCCCATTGAAGAAAGGGTGTAATGCTCGACCTAAAATTAATAAGGGAAAATCCAGAGGTAGTTCGTAGGGCTATTGAGGTTAAGCACGTCGATTTAAATCTGGATGAATTACTAGAAGCTGATCGTTACTCGCTTGATCTTGAAAAGAAAATAATGGCGTTGAACACCGAGTCCAACGCCAACGCTAAAAAATTCGGTAAAGCCACTCCTGAAGAGAGAGAAGCTTTAAAGGAGCGTGGTCGCGACATCAACGCTGAAATCACGACGCTAACTCCACAACTACAAGAAGCGCGTGATCGTTTAGGGGCATTGATGCTGGAAGTACCTAATATACCGGCAGAGTTTGCGCCCATCGGTGAAAGCGAAGATGATAATGTAGTTATCAAAAGCTGGGGAGAACCGCGCCACTTCGATTTTCAACCACTCGACCATGTGCAGATTCTAGAAAATCACAAATGGGCTGATTTTGAGCGCATCGCCACTATATCCGGTAGCCGAAGTTATTCGCTACGGAATGAGGCGGTGTTACTTGAGTTTGCCTTGTTGCGATTTGCCCTTGAGAAAATGATGTCGAAGGGTTTTACTTTAGCCAGTGTCCCTTCGATGGCACGTGAATACACTTTCATGGGTCAGGGCATGTTCCCTAAAGCTCGCGATCAAGTCTATTTCGTGCCTGAAGATGACATTTACCTGGCTGGTACATCTGAGGTAGTGCTAAATAGCTTACACAAGGATGAAATTCTAAGCGAAAGTGATTTGCCCATCCTCTACGGTGGCTTTTCTGCTTGTTTCAGGCGTGAAGCGGGTAGTAGTGGGCGTGATGTTCGCGGTCTTATCCGTGTTCACCAATTTAACAAGGTAGAGCAGTATGTGCTTTGCAAAAATGACCCCGAAGAGTCGGCAGCATGGCACAAAAAATTGCTCAATACATCAGAAGAGATTTTGCAATCGCTGGAACTGCCCTATCAAGTTGTAGAATGTTGCACCGGAGATATGGGACTGGGCAAATTTCGGATGAATGACATCAATTCATGGGTACCAAGTGAGGGCAAATATCGAGAAACGCATAGCTGCTCGTCTCTGCACGATTGGCAAGCCCGCCGAACTAATCTGCGCTATCGGGGTGAGGATGGCAAGGTACGTTTCGCCCATACTCTAAATAATACTGCGCTGGCAACACCGCGTATCATGGTTCCGTTCTTGGAGAATCATCAGCAGGCAGACGGTTCAATCCGCCTTCCGGTGGCATTACAGCCATATATGGGTGGGCTACAAAAACTGGGTTAGTTCCTCTTAAATACTGGTAACAAAAACGGCGCTACCCAATAGAGTAACGCCGTTTTTGAGTCTTAGTTTGAAGCCATAAAGACTTCAATTTCATTCATTATTTTATTCAAGGATTGAAGAGCGTCCGGTTGGATAGCACGCGCCTGCTCTGTTACTATTCCAATCAACTGTACGAGCATATCGTCAACAATCGTTTGGTTGTTTCGCAGCATAGTTATTCGGCTGAGGCTATCCGCAACTGGAACTTGTAGCAGATCCTGTAACAACGCTTGGCGTGCTTGAATCTCGCGCATTTCCTCTTCGGTTAGTTCATCACCCTCTTCGTCATCCTCGTCATCATCCTCTTCGTCGTACTCATAATCTTCAAGGCTTTCGCCACGTGCTGCCATAACCAAAGCCATCGGATCGTCGGTTACGATTGGCTCGAACATATAATCAGCTTGTTTTTCTTCCGGTACACTTGACAGGAAACCTTCAAGAATAGGACCGATCATTGAGCCGATCGTTTCTTCGTCCATTTCTTCAGCATTTGGAACGAATGCCAGCACCATTTCACGCTCCGACTCATGCAAAACAAGCGGTACAGGTATAAAACCCGAAGCGCTGCACTTGGGACAATGTGCAATATTAATACTGCCTTCTTTCAACGCCCAAAATGCTTCAGCATCGGCTTCGTCTGCGGAGTCAATAACCGTATGACCGCTTGCTTGGAAAACTGTACCACACTCGGGGCAGGTTATTTCAAGGTCAAGCACTCTCGACATAAGATAGTCTCACTTTCTGTAAATAATGCCCCAAAAAAATTCGGTGACTGACAATAGGCAGCCCCCGGCGCAATTGGCATCCTGAACATTATAAGATTTATAGGAATATATGTCTAGAAAAACACACCTAAAAACAAACTTTCTTTTCTAAAAAACCACATACTTGCATTTCTATTTTTCTATATTAAAAAGTCAATATGATAATAATCTAATTCACAAAGTAGAAAAATTTCAAATATCCTATATAATCGAACTCATAATATGACTGGGAATGTCAAATAAACACCTCGATGTTGTGGTGATCTAATCCGAGAAAAAGCAAATTAAATAGCCTGAGGAGGAATGGACGAATGGCGACACCTAACCAGAAACGGCTAGGGGTTCTGACCAGTGGGGGAGATTCGCCCGGTATGAACGCCGCAGTTCGCGCTGTGGTACGTACGGCAGTTGCCAGTGGTTGGGATGTAATAGGTATCCGGCGAGGATATAACGGGATTTTTACCCATAACTTTGTCAAAATGAATTCGCGGAGTGTTGCCAATATTATCGATAAAGGTGGAACTATTCTCGGTTCCAGCCGTTCAAATCGTTTTATGGACTCGGCAGGCAGAGCGGATGCTGTGAATATTCTGCGCGAAGCCGGTATAGACGGGATGATAATTATCGGGGGAAACGGTAGCCTGACCGGCGCGCTTGAACTTGAAAAGCTTGGTATGCCGGTAGTGGGCTTGCCAGCTTCGATTGATAATGATTTGGTGGGAACTGATATGGCAATCGGGGTTGATACCTGTCTTAATACCATAATGGAGGCGCTCGATAAAATTCGTGATACCGCCAGCAGTCATCATCGTGCCTTTATCATCGAAGTGATGGGAAGAAATTGTGGATACTTGGCGTTGATGGCTTCCCTGAATGGCGGCGCGGATGTGGTTATAACGCCGGATAGAACCCCTACACTGGAGGAAGTATCTCAAATGCTTCGCCAGTCTCGTACCTTTGGCAGAAGCCATGCGATTATAGTGGTGGCGGAAGGCTCTAGCTTAAAATCTGATGAAATCGCCCACTACCTTACTAAAGAGATAATGGATTACTACGAAACTCGTCTAACTATTCTGGGGCATGTACAGAGAGGTGGCTCGCCTAGCGCATTCGACCGCATCATTGCTACTCGTCTAGGGGCAAGAGCAGTTCAGACCTTGTTGAGTGGTAAAAGTGGGGTAATGTGCGGGTTAGTGCAGGGAAGATTGTGCGAGACTCCGCTCAGCGAGGTAGTTGGGCGTGTGAAAGAAGTAGACGCTGAGATTTACGAGCTTATCAGAATCATGTCCCATTAATTAGTTGAGCGTATAATCTTACATGTGCTACTACCCCCTAGGCTCGGCTTTGTGCATTAATAAGTTAATGACAAGCGGCAAAGGACAGTCGGTCGAGTACAGATAGGCTGCGAGGGGCATGTTTCAAAATGAAATAACCCCATAAGTCCGTCACTTCGATATTCCATCTTTTGATGAAATCACAGGCGATCGAGGTGGCTTCCTGAGCAATCCGCGTTTATTTTGATTTGTAAAATTGTGCGAAGAAGCCATCGTAGTTTGTCAAGCCACCTGAGCAACCAATGGTAACTCTTTGGCCACAAACTTAGCACCGATCCAGACTTTTTTCGGGTCGAAGGTGCTGTCGTTCTTTAACAAAGAGTAAGCTGTGATTAACATCTTACGCATAACCGCCATCAATGCACTGCGCCCATTCATGCCACGCTTCCTTAATTCGCGGTAATAGTCCCCAAAGGCAGATACTTTAAGACGCAAACTGACTAATGCCGCCATGTATAACAGGCGCCGCAACCGACCACTGCCACGCTTGGAAAGTTTCACCTTGCCTTTCCATTTTCCGCTTTCCTTCACGGTTAAATCTAGCCCAGCGTAGGCCACCACCTGATTACAATTGGTAAAACGTCCAACTTCGCCTAGCTCTGCCCGTAACCCTGCGATGGTTTTTGGTCCAAATTCGGGGATTTCAGCCAACTTCTTGGCTGCTTCATCTTTTTGCAGTAGTTGAGCAATTTCACTTTCTAAAATCTCAAGGTTAGCCTGGGTATGTAGCAATTGGTCGCACAAAATCACTAAGCCCTGGGCACGGGCATTACTGGCAAGCCCACTACTGGCAGATTTTTTACTCAATGTAAGTAGCCGTTCAGCGGTTTTCAAACCATAATGACCGTTACTTAATTCAATGAGTTTAGCACTTAGAATTCCTATAGGAACTTCTGCAATTGCTTGACGGCTAGGATATAAGGACAGGGCAGTGGGGCGGCAGGGGTCAGCAAAGACCTGAGTATATTCTGGAAATATAACAAAAAGTAAGGCGTGAATTTCATTTCGATAGCGACCAATTTCATCGGCTAGGTTGGAATGAAGCCGAACTAATTCGCGATAGGTCGCCACCAAATCACCTGGCACATAAGCTGGTCGAGCCTCATCGCTTAGGACTACCCTGGCAATCGTTCCAGCATCCAAGGCATCAGTTTTAGCCCGTAAACCACGACGTTGTGCGAACTGATGGGTTTGGACCGGATGTAAAAGAATTAAATTATAACCCAATCTGGCTAGATAGTGATACAAGTTTTCCCAGTAACGTCCAGTCGCTTCCAAGCCGATGGTGATTTGAGCTGGTATTACCCCTAAACTTTCGAGCTTAGTCAGCACAAAAGCATAACCTTGCGCGTCATTAGTAAATTCGAGAGGCTTGATGACTACTGTTTTGTCAGGGCGAAGTACACTTATACTACACTTCTCACAACCTACATCAATACCCACGGCAAACAGCCGACCTATTGAGGCTTGCTTTGGGGTTTCAGATGGAGGAGTAATCATTTTTTGCACCTTAGTCCAGCTAAAAGGGCTGCTACACAATACACTATTGAACTTACGGGACACCCAACCATTCAGCGCGTGCGTAAGCTTATCGCGGATAGCCAGTCGCATAACTGCGCTGTAACAAGCCTAATTGCCGCTACTAGCGCTAATGGTCGGGGAACAGTCTTTGCAAGTCGGTCTTCTCCACTGCTATCCAGTTATGAAGCCGTAAGTCGAGACCTCGGTTCTCCCGTTACCATCAGTCTATTAGCTTTTGAGTACTTTGCTGTAGTCTAAGCTCTTCTTTGTTCAAAACTATTATATAAGCTGAGCTTAGGTGTAATAAAAGTAGTCTACCAGCCTTCTCAATTGTGACTGGTTGTACTGTTACCAATTATCAACTTTAATTTTGGTACAATGAAGAATTGGATTTTCTCCATTACAAGATGCGCTTGTAATTGAACCAACAAAAATCCGGCTTGTCCCTTGATAAGCCGGATTTAATTTCAATATTATGACCGTACGGCTTACTTTTTGCCTAACTTAATACGTTTTGGTTGGGCAGGATTGGCAAGCTCAGGCGGTAATTCGAATTCAGGAATCGAAATCTCCACAATTGTACGTTCTGGAACTACTTCAGGTTCGGGGGAAACAGGAACTTCCTTGACTAATTTGATGCGTTTGGGTTGTTCTGGGCTGGGAATTTCAGCAGCTATTTCCGGCTCTTGTGCAACCGTTTCCAGAATCAAAGGTTCTGGAATCAGTTGAGGCTCGGTAGCAACGGTAGCTTGCTTGCCGAGTTTAATTCGTTTGGGTTGTTCTGGCGCAGACTTTTCAACAGGAACTTCCGGAAGGTTTTCCAGTTCGTCTGTGCCTGCAATTTCCCCAATCAAAGGCAATTCCTCAAGCAAAGCTTGTGTTATATTCGGCATAAGTTCATCCACCGAATCGGATTCAGCTTGACGGTTTTTGAAAGGCACATTAGGACGTGCGCCGGACTCAGTTTTTTCTCCCTCGGCTGTTCCCCGGATTGTAAGTCGATTCCTTTTTTGAGCCGGTTCTGTTGAGCTTGCTCCACCGCCGCCACCCATCATACCCATAGGCATATATTTGCTAAGAAGGGGTTGCATTAATGGCATAATCGCTTTGCCTAGCAAGGGGTTTTTATCTAGATAACCACCTTCAAAGATTCCCCGTAGTTGCATCAACGAAGAATGCTTCGTACTTTCATCACCTGCTATTAAGCCGGGTATGCTGGCAAGTATTGCAGCAGTCTGGCTGACATCCGCAATACTCTTGCTAAAGTTTTGCCGACCTTCAAATAAGCCATGGGCAAGACGGCTGACACTATAGATATTCGGAATCTCTCTAATAGGAGGGACAGGTGGTGGTGGGGGAATTATACTCTCGTTAGCAGCTAAGGCTCGGCTAGTAACGGGCGGAATATAATTGTTCTGGTTCTGATATGGTGACGGAATCGTCGGTTTATCCACCTTATCCACCGATTTTGAATTATAGGTTGGTTGGGTTGGGGTTGGCGCTGGGTTGTTTTTTCGCTCAACCGGTCTACTACCCTGTTCGTAGGCATCCAATTTGCTCTTGCTAGTGTAACCTGCCATACCGCTTGTTCCGGATGATCTTGAATTGAGAGAGCGGTTTGAATTTGAACTAGCATTACCTTGGTTGCTATTTCCAAGCTGGTAAGGGGAGGCATAGC contains:
- the pfkA gene encoding 6-phosphofructokinase codes for the protein MATPNQKRLGVLTSGGDSPGMNAAVRAVVRTAVASGWDVIGIRRGYNGIFTHNFVKMNSRSVANIIDKGGTILGSSRSNRFMDSAGRADAVNILREAGIDGMIIIGGNGSLTGALELEKLGMPVVGLPASIDNDLVGTDMAIGVDTCLNTIMEALDKIRDTASSHHRAFIIEVMGRNCGYLALMASLNGGADVVITPDRTPTLEEVSQMLRQSRTFGRSHAIIVVAEGSSLKSDEIAHYLTKEIMDYYETRLTILGHVQRGGSPSAFDRIIATRLGARAVQTLLSGKSGVMCGLVQGRLCETPLSEVVGRVKEVDAEIYELIRIMSH
- the purH gene encoding bifunctional phosphoribosylaminoimidazolecarboxamide formyltransferase/IMP cyclohydrolase translates to MPENPSRGRALISVSDKSGIVEFARGLVDAGFEIYSTGGTKNVLSDSEVEVHSITELTNFPEILEGRVKTLHPGIHGGILAKRDKAEHLSDLSEHHISLIDLVVVNLYPFSSTVAKAETTLDIALEDIDIGGVALLRAAAKNFQNVLVVVSPDDYKEVITALAAPPQEGIADNDFRQKLAAKAFQHTASYDTYIAQYLRTKTEHFPERMTVALEKVQDLRYGENPHQIAAFYGWRSSGDQKFTSIATAKQLQGKELSYNNILDADAALAIVRDFSAPTVTVVKHSNPCGLASNSNLQVAYELALAGDAISAYGGIIGVNRTITAELATSISSSFFEVVVAPSFTPEALEVFKKRKNLRLLETGDLSVGSDQIVMNLELRPVLGGFLAQTRDVLAERDIPMQVMTGREPTLEEITNLQFAWRAVKHVKSNAIVLAKNHSIVGMGAGQPSRVDSVKIALSKAGSRASGCVLASDAYFPKVDGVETAVNGGVTAIIQPGGSISDQDVIEVAQKHNITMVFTGRRHFKH
- a CDS encoding CpXC domain-containing protein; the protein is MSRVLDLEITCPECGTVFQASGHTVIDSADEADAEAFWALKEGSINIAHCPKCSASGFIPVPLVLHESEREMVLAFVPNAEEMDEETIGSMIGPILEGFLSSVPEEKQADYMFEPIVTDDPMALVMAARGESLEDYEYDEEDDDEDDEEGDELTEEEMREIQARQALLQDLLQVPVADSLSRITMLRNNQTIVDDMLVQLIGIVTEQARAIQPDALQSLNKIMNEIEVFMASN
- the serS gene encoding serine--tRNA ligase, yielding MLDLKLIRENPEVVRRAIEVKHVDLNLDELLEADRYSLDLEKKIMALNTESNANAKKFGKATPEEREALKERGRDINAEITTLTPQLQEARDRLGALMLEVPNIPAEFAPIGESEDDNVVIKSWGEPRHFDFQPLDHVQILENHKWADFERIATISGSRSYSLRNEAVLLEFALLRFALEKMMSKGFTLASVPSMAREYTFMGQGMFPKARDQVYFVPEDDIYLAGTSEVVLNSLHKDEILSESDLPILYGGFSACFRREAGSSGRDVRGLIRVHQFNKVEQYVLCKNDPEESAAWHKKLLNTSEEILQSLELPYQVVECCTGDMGLGKFRMNDINSWVPSEGKYRETHSCSSLHDWQARRTNLRYRGEDGKVRFAHTLNNTALATPRIMVPFLENHQQADGSIRLPVALQPYMGGLQKLG
- a CDS encoding citrate/2-methylcitrate synthase, whose translation is MSVEKVEAAGDPKAEEGKVEKGLEGVVALESSISSIIGSTLTYRGIEIDELAEKATFEEVVYLLWFGKLPNRAELADLDSRLRENSELPEPVYQLIKSFPKDIIPMDGLRSAVSVLGHYDPDTAAKPDDSEANLRKAIRMTAAFPIIVTAIERVKNGLEPIKPRKDLSIAGNFVYMLDGVAPDRIAIRAIDTALVLHADHELNASTFSARGTVSTLSDIYSAIVSAIGTLKGPLHGGANEAVMKMLLKIDDVSKAQQWIKDAIAHKEKIMGFGHRVYKNGDPRAKHLRKMSEELGKLKGETRWFEMSAIIDDYVSNEKGLLPNVDFYSASLYYVLGIPIEAFTPVFACSRISGWIAHCFEQYADNRLIRPRAHYNGPINQHYIPIEERV
- a CDS encoding IS110 family transposase, producing the protein MRLAIRDKLTHALNGWVSRKFNSVLCSSPFSWTKVQKMITPPSETPKQASIGRLFAVGIDVGCEKCSISVLRPDKTVVIKPLEFTNDAQGYAFVLTKLESLGVIPAQITIGLEATGRYWENLYHYLARLGYNLILLHPVQTHQFAQRRGLRAKTDALDAGTIARVVLSDEARPAYVPGDLVATYRELVRLHSNLADEIGRYRNEIHALLFVIFPEYTQVFADPCRPTALSLYPSRQAIAEVPIGILSAKLIELSNGHYGLKTAERLLTLSKKSASSGLASNARAQGLVILCDQLLHTQANLEILESEIAQLLQKDEAAKKLAEIPEFGPKTIAGLRAELGEVGRFTNCNQVVAYAGLDLTVKESGKWKGKVKLSKRGSGRLRRLLYMAALVSLRLKVSAFGDYYRELRKRGMNGRSALMAVMRKMLITAYSLLKNDSTFDPKKVWIGAKFVAKELPLVAQVA